In Apis mellifera strain DH4 linkage group LG3, Amel_HAv3.1, whole genome shotgun sequence, one DNA window encodes the following:
- the LOC102655259 gene encoding 5-methylcytosine rRNA methyltransferase NSUN4 has product MALLLDKLRLKKIVKLSVRYVAGSTHGKDHWSVIRKKKTTKDKALEYFDDFYANVYKNNWKDIRTALLKKESKYLAVVNNFSDTEKIRSNLELLGALNLRSVYNVQKKNVDFFKSKREAKYGKSDDDIQNSIETETSLDRMSELQAANYPNLLEAETDSDKTDSDKKNENIPIKLQSIDASLNDINIDNTRIVDSSLNLSMLHEYVPTSKLKGLDDWVLESDHYKFYTKADDFKVSVENEHVLPFPEHLHVYTFERDNYTRFPNPKKGSTGVLDYYLFDGGSILPVLALDIQLGDIVLDMCAAPGGKALTILQTLMPRLVIANDVIESRIKRIKNVMNQFVSNICEKENMFLITQQDARTINENGRYNKILVDVPCTTDRHNLHTDENNIFKQSRVKERLKLPEIQSEILANALKLVSVGGTVVYSTCSLSPIQNDGVVQVALKKAWQENNCVMVVKDMTEALLPLRCIYDFGRIGLKYGHIVIPTCHNNWGPMYFCKIVKVQ; this is encoded by the exons atggcaTTGTTGCTCGATAAATTAAGATtgaaaaagattgtaaaattatcCGTTCGATATGTTGCTGGTAGTACACATGGAAAAGATCACTGG tctgttataaggaaaaaaaaaactacaaaGGATAAAGCGTTAGAATactttgatgatttttatgcaaatgtttataaaaacaattggaAGGACATACGAACtgcgttattaaaaaaagaatccaaatATTTGGCTgttgttaataatttcagtGATACggaaaaaattcgatctaATTTGGAG ctACTTGGtgcattaaatttaagaagtgTATATAACgtacagaaaaaaaatgtagatttttttaagagtAAAAGAGAGGCCAAGTATGGTAAATCTGATGATGATATACAAAATTCGATAGAAACTGAAACATCTTTAGATCGGATGTCAGAACTTCAAGCAGCTaattatccaaatttattAGAAGCTGAAACTGATTCTGACAAAACAgattctgataaaaaaaatgaaaatatacctataaaattacaatctaTAGATGCaagtttaaatgatattaatatagacAATACTCGTATCGTTGATTCATCTCTAAATTTATCTATGCTTCATGAATATGTGCCTACTAGCAAATTAAAgg gcTTAGATGATTGGGTTTTGGAATctgatcattataaattttataccaaGGCTGATGATTTTAAAGTAAGTGTTGAGAATGAGCATGTTTTGCCATTTCCAGAACATTTACACGTATATACTTTTGAAAGAGATAATTATACTAGATTTCCAAATCCTAAAAAAGGATCTACTGGTGTATTag attattatttatttgatggaGGATCTATACTTCCTGTATTAGCTTTAGATATACAATTAGGTGATATTGTACTTGATATGTGTGCTGCACCTGGAGGAAAAGCTTTAACTATTCTTCAAACTCTCATGCCACGTTTAGTGATTGCTAATGATGTTATCGAAtctagaataaaaagaattaaaaatgtcatgaatcaatttgtttcaaatatttgtgagaaagaaaatatgtttCTTATAACGCAACAAGATGCTAGAACAATCAATGAAAATGGTAGATATAATAAG attttagttGATGTCCCATGTACAACGGATAGACATAATTTACATACTgatgaaaacaatatttttaaacaaagcagggttaaagaaagattaaaattgcCAGAAATTCAATCTGAGATTTTAGC gaatGCATTGAAATTAGTATCAGTAGGGGGCACAGTAGTTTATTCAACATGTTCTCTTAGTCCAATACAAAATGATGGTGTTGTACAAGTAGCATTAAAGAAAGCTTGGCAAGAAAATAACTGTGTCATGGTTGTGAA AGATATGACAGAAGCATTGTTGCCCTTACGATGCATATATGACTTTGGCAGAATTGGTTTAAAATATGGTCATATTGTTATACCCACTTGTCATAATAATTGGGGTCCGatgtatttttgtaaaatagtaAAAGTACAGTAA